Proteins encoded within one genomic window of uncultured Draconibacterium sp.:
- a CDS encoding DUF4252 domain-containing protein, translating to MKTITTLLFALGLLLAGLLASGQSKSDKMYDVFANKDGITSFSFSKDMIDAIDMDLGDDDEKNVTGDLNRIRFMSYNPEKGSLKNSEFTKKAIALLSAKYKKFEDEDDDSDAEIYLLGGKKKYSECHVFITSENPEGNSFVVSFFGDFNVNDIDKLKSQGRDMSE from the coding sequence ATGAAAACAATTACAACATTACTTTTTGCGCTTGGTCTTTTGTTGGCGGGGTTGCTGGCATCAGGTCAAAGCAAGTCGGATAAAATGTATGATGTCTTTGCCAATAAAGATGGCATTACCAGCTTTTCGTTCTCAAAAGATATGATCGATGCCATTGATATGGATTTAGGCGATGATGATGAAAAGAATGTAACCGGCGATTTGAATAGAATTCGGTTTATGTCGTACAATCCTGAAAAAGGAAGTTTGAAAAACAGCGAGTTTACCAAAAAAGCAATTGCGCTTCTTTCCGCTAAATACAAAAAATTCGAAGATGAAGACGATGATTCGGATGCAGAAATCTATTTACTGGGAGGAAAGAAAAAATACTCTGAGTGCCATGTTTTTATAACCAGTGAAAATCCTGAGGGCAACAGTTTTGTCGTGTCGTTCTTTGGCGATTTTAATGTAAACGATATCGATAAACTGAAGTCGCAGGGACGAGATATGTCGGAATAA
- a CDS encoding PspC domain-containing protein — MKKTFTINISGTIFHIEEDAYEVLQKYLINLKNHFGVDEEGKEIIADIEARIAEIFSSKSTDEKKVITVEWVNDMIEIMGTPEDFAEEEGEDEDVSIASEAKRKRRLYRDPDHRVLGGICGGLGAYFNMDPVILRIILVILFFVTSGAAGLAYLILWIAVPKAVSTAQRLEMRGQEATVKNIEKSIKEEVKEVKESYKKFKESDTYSKGKKSMEGAGDVVYNIFKVILKVFVIVFGVFLVLSGFFGILGLVSSMIIGHSFVEGMPLIWGPEIHVPNMLNHFIEPGAVTWGLILVGLIAGIPLLALIYIGTKLVFRYKSNNAAVALSMVGVWLVSLFALLILSVGQVGNYKQSSSITKSETISCDSCQTLYLRVAEDKLDDYAEIDWDVEGFKVAVIDGEEVVVGYPQLDVIRSSGDDFVVTVRYSSRGKTRDNAKEWCEEMVYTYERSDSTLYFDPYFFIGDEAKWRGQEVDIKVRVPEGKAVFLGNDMDEIIHDIENTSNTWDGDMPGKYWEMKPEGLTEKTVK, encoded by the coding sequence ATGAAGAAGACATTTACAATAAATATTAGCGGCACAATATTTCATATTGAAGAGGATGCCTACGAGGTGCTGCAAAAATACCTTATCAACCTGAAAAATCATTTTGGAGTTGACGAGGAAGGAAAAGAGATTATTGCTGATATTGAGGCGCGTATTGCCGAGATTTTTAGCTCGAAAAGTACCGACGAGAAAAAGGTGATCACCGTTGAGTGGGTAAACGACATGATTGAAATAATGGGAACACCCGAAGATTTTGCCGAGGAAGAAGGCGAAGATGAAGATGTTTCAATTGCATCGGAAGCCAAACGCAAACGTCGTTTGTACCGCGATCCTGATCACCGGGTGCTGGGTGGAATTTGCGGAGGTTTGGGAGCCTACTTTAATATGGATCCGGTAATACTGCGTATCATTTTGGTGATCCTGTTCTTTGTGACATCGGGAGCTGCAGGTTTGGCTTATTTGATTTTATGGATTGCTGTACCAAAAGCAGTTAGCACAGCTCAACGTCTTGAAATGCGCGGACAGGAAGCTACCGTAAAAAACATCGAAAAATCGATTAAAGAAGAGGTAAAAGAAGTAAAAGAGAGTTATAAGAAATTTAAAGAATCGGATACCTACTCGAAAGGAAAAAAGTCGATGGAAGGAGCCGGCGACGTGGTTTATAATATTTTCAAGGTAATTCTGAAAGTATTTGTAATTGTGTTTGGTGTATTCCTTGTTCTGTCTGGTTTTTTCGGAATACTTGGATTGGTATCGTCGATGATCATTGGTCATTCGTTTGTGGAAGGAATGCCACTGATTTGGGGCCCCGAAATTCATGTGCCGAATATGTTGAATCACTTTATTGAGCCGGGTGCGGTTACCTGGGGACTTATATTGGTTGGGCTGATTGCAGGAATCCCTTTATTGGCGCTGATTTATATCGGAACCAAGCTGGTTTTCAGGTATAAATCGAACAATGCGGCAGTTGCCTTGTCGATGGTTGGTGTTTGGTTGGTATCGCTTTTCGCTCTGTTAATTCTTTCGGTTGGGCAGGTTGGAAACTACAAGCAAAGCTCATCAATTACCAAAAGTGAAACCATCTCGTGCGATTCGTGTCAGACTTTGTATCTCAGGGTAGCCGAAGATAAGTTGGATGATTACGCCGAAATCGACTGGGATGTGGAAGGTTTTAAAGTGGCAGTTATCGATGGAGAAGAAGTGGTGGTTGGTTATCCGCAACTGGATGTTATCCGTTCGTCGGGTGATGATTTTGTGGTAACAGTTCGCTATTCATCACGAGGCAAAACACGCGACAATGCTAAAGAGTGGTGCGAAGAAATGGTGTACACTTACGAAAGATCGGATTCAACGCTTTATTTCGATCCATATTTCTTTATCGGCGACGAAGCAAAATGGAGAGGTCAGGAAGTGGATATAAAAGTACGCGTACCTGAAGGAAAAGCCGTATTTCTTGGAAACGACATGGACGAGATAATCCATGATATTGAAAATACATCGAACACATGGGACGGCGATATGCCAGGAAAATACTGGGAAATGAAACCGGAAGGACTGACAGAAAAAACAGTTAAATAA
- a CDS encoding PadR family transcriptional regulator, producing the protein MKIENTKAQMRKGVLEYCILLVLDGKPLYASDIIQSLKEAKMIVVEGTLYPLLTRLKNAGLLAYRWEESTQGPPRKYYELTETGRKFLVELEGSWGELVAAVEKIRENKA; encoded by the coding sequence ATGAAGATAGAAAACACAAAAGCACAAATGAGAAAGGGAGTACTGGAATACTGTATTCTGCTCGTTCTCGATGGAAAACCACTTTATGCCAGCGATATTATTCAATCGTTGAAAGAAGCAAAAATGATAGTGGTGGAAGGAACATTGTATCCCTTGTTAACAAGGCTGAAAAATGCCGGGTTGCTGGCTTATCGCTGGGAAGAATCAACACAAGGCCCACCTCGAAAATATTATGAGCTTACCGAAACCGGCCGGAAATTCCTGGTAGAACTTGAAGGGTCGTGGGGTGAACTGGTTGCCGCGGTAGAAAAAATCAGAGAAAACAAAGCTTAA
- a CDS encoding carboxypeptidase regulatory-like domain-containing protein, whose protein sequence is MIRKISFLLVAFIVFSATIIQAQVTTSSMSGRVTDAEGAVIGATVVATHTPSGTTYGTVTNVEGRFNLNGMRVGGPYTVKVTFIGYGAFTQNNITLSLGENYVVNVALTEETLSLDEVLVTATRTKFSNEKTGAVTNITNDQIDNLPTVTRSIMDITRLSPYGGDGMSFVGSDGRTANFTVDGANFNNNFGLSDNLPGGGNPISIEAIEELQVVIAPYDVRQTNFIGGGVNAITKSGTNTFKASAYTYHRNENMRGNSVYGQEIAGAREKDRNTLYGFTLGGPIIKNKLFFFVNAEKEETPTVANRWRASTDGVADPDNFISRTTEDDLQTVSDFVRNKYGYETGSFTSFPADQSNKKLLARIDWNITDKHRLALRYNYTKNTSWRSPNASSMDGGTRMSEARMSQASMSYANSMYSMDNLVHSFSFDLNSRLSENISNQFLATFSKLDDVRGTNSAPFPFIDILKDDQAYLSLGYELFTWNNGVHNNVWNIKDEITYYSGNHKIVGGIAYEYKMADNAYMRNGTGYYRYTSLEDFLNEATPEIVNLTYGYDGESNPAARVTSNKIGAYAQDDWSITERFKLSYGLRIDALIFDNNDLITNQAIKDLDYNGRSIDTGKWPDANIIFSPRVGFVWDASGDKSLKVRGGTGLFSGNLPLVFFTNMPTNGGMVQYQAQINARNAENNGFSMDEFAGGLVTDGEGNATIAALYDKLAGLGYPTTISPEDGTVPSSIAGIASDFKMPQVWKTSFAVDYAFPTSFPLSATVEGIYNKTINGVSISDWSIPNVGGFARFNGVDNRPIYPAGYRTGTKAFVLDNTSRGYGWSANITVNAQPTERISVMAAYTHTVAKDVTGMPGSNPESAFTYVPTVQGPNNIKLHNSQYNTPDRLVASLTTHDKSGNHFSIIYEGWRGGYNYSYMTVNDMNGDGYNYDAIYVPTDDEVANNEFRFVSADDQTRFMDYVHSSDYLKDQQGEYAEAYSLYSPWVHRVDFSYKHDFALKAGNNEHKLQLSLDIKNVMNLFNSEWGVAKHLNPEIGTDPRILKYEGVDADGVATFSTPASIHGNTKTFTPNYTLGQTWYASIGIKYIFN, encoded by the coding sequence ATGATTAGAAAAATCAGTTTTTTATTAGTAGCGTTCATTGTTTTTTCTGCTACTATTATTCAGGCACAGGTAACCACATCCAGTATGAGTGGACGTGTTACTGATGCTGAGGGAGCTGTAATAGGTGCAACTGTGGTTGCCACACACACCCCTTCAGGAACGACTTATGGTACTGTAACCAACGTGGAGGGTCGGTTCAACCTAAACGGCATGCGTGTAGGCGGACCTTATACTGTAAAAGTAACCTTCATCGGATATGGTGCATTCACTCAAAACAATATTACATTGAGTTTAGGAGAAAACTATGTAGTGAATGTTGCACTCACAGAAGAAACATTATCATTAGATGAGGTTCTTGTAACGGCAACGCGCACAAAATTCTCGAATGAGAAAACCGGAGCCGTTACCAATATCACAAACGACCAGATAGATAATTTACCAACAGTAACCCGTAGTATTATGGACATTACCCGCCTTTCTCCTTATGGAGGTGATGGTATGAGCTTTGTCGGCTCCGATGGTCGTACGGCCAACTTTACTGTTGATGGTGCAAATTTCAATAATAACTTTGGTTTGAGTGATAATCTTCCTGGCGGAGGTAATCCAATCTCTATTGAAGCTATTGAAGAATTGCAGGTGGTAATTGCACCATACGATGTGCGCCAAACCAACTTTATTGGTGGTGGAGTAAACGCGATTACAAAATCGGGTACAAATACCTTTAAAGCCAGTGCGTACACCTATCACCGAAATGAAAACATGCGCGGAAATTCGGTTTATGGGCAGGAAATTGCAGGTGCACGGGAAAAAGACCGTAACACTTTATACGGTTTCACGCTTGGTGGCCCAATTATCAAAAATAAATTGTTCTTCTTCGTAAATGCCGAGAAAGAGGAAACGCCAACAGTTGCCAACCGCTGGAGAGCTTCTACTGATGGTGTTGCTGATCCGGACAATTTTATTTCACGCACAACAGAAGACGATCTTCAAACTGTTTCTGATTTTGTAAGAAATAAATATGGCTATGAAACAGGATCTTTCACCAGTTTTCCTGCCGATCAAAGCAACAAAAAACTGCTTGCCCGTATCGACTGGAACATCACCGACAAACATCGTTTAGCATTACGCTATAACTACACAAAGAACACTTCATGGAGATCGCCTAACGCATCGTCTATGGACGGAGGTACGCGAATGTCGGAGGCCAGAATGTCACAAGCGTCAATGTCGTATGCCAACTCCATGTATTCGATGGACAACCTTGTTCACTCCTTCTCTTTCGACTTAAACAGCCGTTTATCGGAAAACATCTCGAACCAATTCCTGGCAACCTTTTCAAAACTTGACGATGTTCGCGGAACAAATTCTGCTCCGTTTCCTTTTATCGACATTTTGAAAGATGATCAAGCCTACCTTTCATTAGGTTACGAGCTGTTTACCTGGAACAACGGTGTTCACAACAATGTATGGAACATTAAAGATGAGATAACCTATTATTCTGGTAATCATAAAATTGTTGGTGGTATTGCTTACGAATACAAAATGGCTGATAATGCCTACATGCGTAATGGTACCGGTTATTATCGCTACACAAGCCTTGAAGACTTCTTAAACGAAGCAACTCCTGAAATTGTAAACTTAACTTATGGCTACGATGGAGAATCGAATCCGGCAGCGCGTGTAACAAGTAACAAAATTGGAGCTTATGCCCAGGACGACTGGAGCATTACCGAAAGATTTAAACTTTCGTACGGGCTTCGCATTGATGCATTAATCTTTGACAATAACGATTTGATTACCAACCAGGCCATTAAAGATCTTGATTATAACGGCCGTAGTATTGATACCGGAAAATGGCCAGATGCCAATATCATATTCTCTCCTCGTGTAGGTTTTGTTTGGGATGCATCTGGTGACAAGAGCCTGAAGGTTCGTGGTGGTACCGGTCTTTTCTCGGGTAATTTACCACTTGTATTCTTCACCAACATGCCAACCAATGGCGGTATGGTTCAATACCAGGCACAAATAAATGCAAGAAATGCTGAGAACAATGGTTTCTCAATGGATGAATTTGCCGGCGGTTTAGTAACCGATGGTGAAGGAAATGCTACAATAGCAGCTCTATATGATAAATTGGCAGGCTTAGGTTATCCTACAACTATTTCTCCTGAAGACGGAACAGTACCTTCTTCAATTGCGGGTATAGCCTCAGATTTTAAGATGCCACAAGTTTGGAAAACATCATTTGCTGTTGATTATGCATTCCCAACATCTTTCCCATTATCGGCAACAGTAGAGGGAATCTACAACAAAACAATCAATGGTGTTTCTATTTCTGACTGGAGTATTCCAAATGTAGGTGGTTTTGCCCGTTTTAACGGTGTTGACAATCGTCCGATTTATCCCGCAGGTTACCGTACCGGAACCAAGGCTTTTGTTTTGGATAACACAAGCCGCGGTTATGGCTGGTCGGCCAATATCACTGTAAATGCTCAGCCAACAGAGAGAATCAGTGTGATGGCTGCCTATACACACACGGTTGCCAAAGATGTAACCGGCATGCCAGGATCTAATCCTGAATCTGCATTTACATACGTTCCAACAGTACAAGGACCGAACAATATTAAATTGCACAATTCCCAATACAACACTCCCGATCGTTTGGTGGCATCGCTTACTACACACGACAAGAGTGGTAACCACTTTAGCATTATTTATGAAGGATGGCGTGGTGGATATAACTACTCATATATGACGGTTAACGATATGAATGGCGACGGTTACAACTACGATGCAATTTACGTTCCAACCGACGACGAAGTGGCTAACAATGAATTTCGCTTTGTGTCAGCAGACGATCAAACCCGTTTTATGGACTATGTACACAGCAGTGACTACCTGAAAGACCAACAAGGCGAATATGCTGAAGCTTATAGCCTGTACTCTCCATGGGTACATCGTGTCGACTTCAGCTACAAACATGATTTTGCGCTTAAAGCAGGTAATAACGAACACAAGTTGCAACTTAGTCTTGATATCAAAAACGTGATGAACCTCTTCAATTCTGAATGGGGAGTAGCTAAACATTTGAATCCGGAAATTGGCACAGATCCCCGTATCCTTAAATACGAAGGTGTTGATGCCGACGGAGTAGCCACATTCTCTACACCAGCTTCAATCCATGGTAATACTAAAACATTTACGCCAAACTATACATTGGGTCAAACCTGGTATGCTTCTATTGGTATCAAATATATTTTCAACTAA